From a single Fulvivirga ulvae genomic region:
- a CDS encoding WD40 repeat domain-containing protein: MNGSNETFNPFPGLRPFRYEESHLYFGREEQIGEVLDKLIEHHFVAIIGTSGIGKSSFINCGILPILFKDYKTSASSKWEAVNFRPGNSALKNMTKALLHEKLEYADDETAQQQIDDTVNSLRTNVNSLINIAGKRYKASGKNILIYIDQFEEIFRYREKNDNNYDDVSIFLNLLIAAISQTEVPIYVAITMRSDFVGDCAKYPEFTDKINDSQFLIPQMTRLEKKKAIIGPIETVGATIDEDLVQKILNDVGDDADSLPVMQHALMRTYDYWLQNSFKGDELSFAHYEAIGGMEKALSIHANEAFYELNEKQQALCEKIFKNITEKGDGGRGTRRPTRLQEISVITGASTEEVMFIVEHFRAAGRTLLMPPYNVTLTEDSMVDISHESLMRIWTNLREWVDDESESAKLYLRLCEAAEMHQLGKAGLWRPPDLQLALSWLETHKPSLSWGLRYNPGYERAMLFLEYSKNEYEKEQRNKQKIQKRRLFIAKVTTGVFGLAFLVAFGFFLYGEKQRIIAGEEKIKADSARIKAIEKGELARLAAIKADSSRRVALQQKEIATSAMQEARRNERIARDAVILADSAKNDALNQKHIADIAKEDAYNLRLLSIARSMAIKSLQIADPEEMGLVAQQAYKFNNENGGNSLDPDIYSGLYYAVKKLQGSGYNQLIKHTDNVRVLTSVPGSRNQIYSTGSDGTVLLWNLNDRANPTTVKSHTDRQINKSMALSPDKKWLVTGGDYGYLQLYSVTNPGDPKLYLIGQNEKIRSTWYLEFASNNQFISVGEDKRILLWDIPNEITKTTVITPQEITKSDLKINSIALNPKKRVIATAKIKGQITFINMDTKEERVFFEDTRTRSDMVSVAFSNDGKMLAAGNENGTVRVWDLRSNMPLTISDKHAARVNNIRFSADNSKLATGSFDATVRIWNTERLNDPPIILDDHDDWVWSIEFSPNGDYLLAGCKDHRIRMWPTKIESMADIICGKISRNMELKEWEDFVADTTDIPYQRTCQNYKGL, from the coding sequence ATGAACGGTTCGAATGAAACTTTTAACCCGTTTCCGGGTTTAAGGCCATTTAGGTATGAGGAAAGCCATTTATATTTTGGTAGGGAAGAACAAATAGGTGAAGTACTGGACAAGCTGATCGAGCATCACTTCGTTGCTATTATTGGTACATCAGGCATTGGTAAATCGTCATTCATCAATTGCGGTATTTTACCCATTTTATTTAAAGATTATAAAACTTCTGCCAGTTCTAAATGGGAAGCCGTTAATTTTCGTCCGGGCAACTCTGCCCTTAAGAACATGACAAAAGCATTGCTTCATGAAAAGCTTGAGTATGCAGATGATGAAACGGCCCAACAGCAAATCGATGATACCGTAAATAGCTTAAGAACAAATGTAAATTCACTGATCAATATTGCTGGTAAAAGGTATAAAGCTTCCGGCAAGAACATCCTGATATATATTGATCAGTTCGAAGAGATTTTTAGGTATCGGGAGAAAAATGATAATAATTACGATGACGTCAGTATTTTTCTCAACCTTCTTATAGCTGCTATCAGCCAAACTGAGGTTCCCATTTATGTGGCAATCACTATGAGGTCAGACTTTGTTGGTGACTGTGCAAAGTATCCTGAATTTACAGATAAGATAAATGACAGCCAGTTTCTCATCCCTCAAATGACCCGGCTTGAAAAAAAGAAGGCTATAATAGGCCCGATTGAAACGGTTGGTGCTACTATTGACGAGGATCTTGTGCAGAAGATACTTAATGATGTTGGTGATGACGCGGACTCTCTCCCTGTGATGCAACACGCACTCATGCGTACCTATGATTATTGGTTGCAAAATAGCTTCAAGGGCGATGAACTGTCTTTTGCCCATTATGAAGCCATTGGGGGAATGGAAAAGGCCCTTTCCATCCATGCCAATGAAGCATTCTACGAGCTTAACGAAAAGCAACAGGCTTTATGTGAAAAGATATTTAAGAACATTACTGAAAAAGGTGATGGTGGCCGCGGAACAAGGAGGCCCACCCGGCTTCAGGAAATATCAGTAATTACAGGAGCCTCCACGGAAGAAGTAATGTTTATTGTTGAGCATTTCCGTGCAGCAGGCCGTACTTTACTAATGCCTCCATACAATGTTACCCTTACTGAGGATAGTATGGTTGATATTTCTCATGAAAGTTTAATGAGAATATGGACCAACTTAAGGGAGTGGGTAGACGATGAATCTGAGTCTGCGAAGTTATACCTCAGGTTATGTGAAGCGGCAGAAATGCACCAGCTTGGAAAAGCCGGCTTGTGGAGACCACCAGATCTTCAATTAGCTCTTAGCTGGCTTGAAACACATAAACCGTCACTTTCGTGGGGATTAAGGTATAATCCGGGATATGAAAGGGCGATGTTATTCCTGGAGTACAGTAAAAATGAGTATGAAAAGGAACAGCGTAATAAACAAAAAATACAAAAGCGGAGGCTTTTTATTGCCAAAGTAACTACCGGAGTATTCGGTCTGGCATTTCTCGTTGCATTTGGTTTCTTTTTGTATGGCGAAAAACAACGAATAATCGCCGGAGAAGAGAAGATCAAAGCGGATAGCGCCAGGATCAAAGCCATTGAAAAAGGTGAGTTAGCACGCCTTGCCGCTATAAAGGCTGACTCCAGTCGAAGAGTGGCATTGCAGCAAAAAGAAATTGCGACGAGTGCCATGCAGGAAGCACGGAGAAATGAACGGATAGCCAGAGATGCCGTTATCCTGGCTGATAGCGCCAAAAACGACGCCCTTAACCAAAAACACATTGCCGATATAGCCAAAGAAGATGCCTATAACCTAAGGCTTTTATCAATAGCAAGGTCAATGGCCATTAAATCGCTGCAAATTGCCGATCCTGAAGAAATGGGACTCGTGGCGCAGCAGGCGTACAAATTTAACAATGAAAATGGTGGAAATTCATTAGATCCGGATATTTACAGTGGTTTATATTACGCTGTAAAAAAACTTCAGGGCAGTGGCTATAACCAGTTGATCAAGCATACGGATAACGTAAGGGTATTGACCAGTGTACCAGGTTCCCGAAACCAGATCTACTCAACCGGTAGTGATGGCACCGTATTACTTTGGAACCTGAATGACAGGGCCAATCCTACAACGGTAAAATCACATACTGACAGACAAATCAATAAGTCCATGGCCTTGAGTCCTGACAAAAAATGGCTGGTTACCGGGGGAGATTATGGCTATTTGCAGCTTTATAGTGTTACGAATCCTGGAGATCCGAAACTATACCTCATTGGTCAGAATGAAAAGATCAGGTCTACCTGGTACTTAGAGTTTGCCTCCAACAATCAGTTTATATCCGTTGGAGAGGATAAAAGAATACTTTTGTGGGATATTCCTAATGAAATTACAAAAACGACCGTAATTACTCCGCAGGAAATCACCAAGAGTGATTTGAAGATAAACTCCATAGCGCTTAATCCTAAGAAACGGGTAATTGCGACAGCAAAAATCAAAGGGCAAATAACCTTTATCAATATGGATACCAAAGAAGAGCGTGTATTCTTTGAAGATACCCGTACACGCTCGGATATGGTTTCGGTGGCTTTTAGCAATGATGGTAAGATGCTTGCCGCAGGTAATGAAAATGGTACCGTACGGGTTTGGGACCTTCGCTCCAATATGCCATTAACTATTTCTGACAAACACGCTGCACGGGTAAATAACATCAGGTTTAGCGCTGACAATTCAAAACTTGCGACGGGAAGTTTCGATGCCACCGTTAGGATTTGGAATACAGAAAGACTAAATGACCCTCCTATTATTCTTGACGACCATGATGATTGGGTTTGGTCTATTGAGTTCAGCCCTAATGGAGATTATCTTCTGGCTGGATGTAAGGACCACAGGATAAGAATGTGGCCTACCAAAATTGAAAGTATGGCCGACATTATTTGTGGTAAGATCAGCCGTAACATGGAGTTAAAGGAATGGGAAGACTTTGTAGCTGACACCACCGATATTCCTTATCAGAGAACCTGTCAGAATTACAAAGGGTTATAA
- a CDS encoding porin family protein, with translation MLKRTIFTLIISASFGLQAFAQTQSSCSQTLREAQLTYERGRIDLVPEQLASCLKSGFNKEERIAAYKLLVNTYLYFNESDKAADAMTSFLSLNPEYEIDVIADPSEFINLYNSFRTTPVYLLGGKAGSNITAVNVSKNFSVDDSSVKRGKYNYTPGFNVGLALEVPLSKKVSVAPEIYFSQKKYQYRDLILGFADLNFEETQTLVELPLFVKYNIGDYGKNNNITPFVNLGGSVGYLLSSEADVLRKDAVSGENQREVSGPSIDLAEQRNSINYAAAVGAGVKLKNIIGRGYLVVDFRYSYGLNNAVNPDNRTANTTLVYDYLYVDNDFSINNYSFTVGYLIPKYKPKLLVKKSKK, from the coding sequence ATGCTTAAACGAACCATATTTACCCTAATCATTTCAGCATCTTTTGGTTTACAGGCTTTTGCCCAAACTCAGAGTAGCTGTTCACAAACCTTACGGGAAGCCCAGCTAACTTACGAAAGAGGGCGCATCGATTTGGTGCCTGAGCAACTGGCTTCCTGTCTGAAATCAGGGTTTAATAAAGAAGAAAGAATAGCTGCTTATAAACTGTTGGTAAATACTTACCTATACTTTAATGAAAGTGACAAAGCAGCCGATGCGATGACCTCCTTTCTTTCGCTAAACCCCGAATATGAAATTGATGTAATTGCTGACCCTTCGGAGTTCATTAATTTGTACAATTCTTTTCGTACCACCCCTGTATACCTGTTGGGAGGTAAGGCCGGTAGCAATATCACTGCAGTTAATGTTTCTAAAAATTTCAGTGTTGATGATTCTTCTGTAAAAAGGGGGAAATACAATTATACGCCAGGCTTCAATGTGGGTCTGGCTTTAGAAGTACCACTTTCAAAAAAAGTGTCAGTTGCTCCTGAGATTTACTTTAGTCAAAAAAAATATCAATACAGAGATCTGATATTAGGCTTTGCCGATCTCAATTTTGAAGAGACACAAACCTTGGTAGAGCTGCCTCTTTTTGTAAAGTATAACATAGGTGACTATGGGAAAAACAATAACATCACTCCTTTTGTGAATCTCGGAGGTTCTGTTGGCTACCTCCTTAGCTCCGAAGCTGATGTACTTAGAAAAGATGCTGTAAGCGGAGAAAATCAGCGCGAAGTTTCCGGGCCTTCAATTGACCTGGCCGAGCAACGTAACAGCATTAATTATGCAGCTGCCGTAGGTGCAGGCGTTAAATTAAAAAATATAATCGGAAGAGGCTATCTGGTAGTTGACTTCCGTTACTCGTATGGCCTGAATAATGCCGTAAACCCAGACAATAGAACGGCCAATACCACGCTGGTCTATGATTACCTGTATGTGGATAATGATTTCAGTATCAACAACTACTCATTTACCGTGGGTTACCTGATTCCAAAGTATAAGCCCAAGTTGTTAGTTAAAAAATCAAAGAAATAG
- a CDS encoding FISUMP domain-containing protein codes for MKRHLLSLIFSAFVLTAMLSLASCGGDDDGPTPDPCLNTTLAVSATSDVFDITATGSGGESPYEFSVDGTSFQSSGTFEDLDPKEYTVTIKDANECTNTTKVTVDDVCADLAVTAAVEEYTVEATATGGTSPYEYSLDGSTFQTSTTFADVAATDYTLTVKDANSCTATVAITASDLETLLDERDGQRYKFVTIGDQVWMAENLNVASDTARYCYDNVAANCDEYGAMYSWYAAQVAAPDGWHLPSKAEWDELETELGGNSIAAEKLVVGGSSGFEGALVGRRKEDNTYAGLDAVVIYWASDESSDTDAQNFILQEDAASVNIAGSDKDRGLYIRCIKN; via the coding sequence ATGAAGCGACATTTACTTTCACTGATTTTTTCGGCTTTTGTATTAACGGCGATGCTCTCTTTAGCATCATGTGGTGGAGATGATGATGGACCCACTCCCGATCCTTGCTTAAACACCACTTTGGCTGTATCTGCTACTTCTGATGTATTTGATATTACAGCTACTGGCTCCGGAGGGGAATCTCCATATGAGTTCTCTGTTGATGGTACAAGCTTCCAAAGCTCAGGGACTTTTGAGGATCTAGATCCTAAAGAATATACCGTTACAATAAAAGATGCTAATGAGTGTACCAACACCACAAAGGTAACTGTAGATGATGTGTGCGCAGATTTGGCCGTTACCGCTGCTGTGGAAGAATATACTGTTGAAGCAACTGCAACTGGAGGAACCTCTCCTTACGAATACTCATTGGATGGATCTACTTTTCAGACATCTACAACTTTTGCTGATGTTGCTGCTACTGATTACACTTTGACGGTTAAAGATGCTAATTCTTGTACGGCAACTGTTGCTATTACCGCTTCTGATTTGGAGACGTTGCTTGATGAGCGCGATGGACAGCGATATAAGTTTGTGACCATAGGTGATCAGGTTTGGATGGCTGAAAATCTTAATGTAGCTTCTGATACGGCCAGGTATTGCTATGATAATGTAGCTGCTAATTGTGATGAATATGGCGCAATGTATTCTTGGTATGCTGCTCAAGTGGCCGCTCCTGATGGATGGCATTTGCCCTCCAAAGCTGAATGGGATGAATTGGAAACTGAACTTGGAGGAAATTCCATTGCGGCCGAGAAACTTGTTGTTGGAGGGAGCTCTGGTTTTGAAGGAGCTTTGGTCGGTAGAAGAAAGGAAGATAATACATACGCTGGATTGGATGCTGTAGTGATTTATTGGGCAAGTGATGAGTCATCTGATACTGATGCGCAAAACTTTATTCTTCAAGAAGATGCAGCTTCAGTTAATATAGCGGGAAGTGATAAAGATCGAGGATTATATATAAGGTGTATTAAAAATTAA
- a CDS encoding ATP-binding protein — protein sequence MKENPNLLSLNALVLARELEWLSNFLNLRIELHKQRKFDPQQLYNLEPPRFDDSVSSSPYVQLVNRFDLDLPERIVLLLALLPHVKPEMLDIFFTRNDQYGRVFTEFGGIVGNNHNGFMPTGETAIYVLAADNLELRFYLSKLFSREHIFASQNILYLEHIHKNEPELSGLLTISKEYLSLLTSGEHHRPEYSMDFPAKRISTKLDWDDLVLASETFDSVQEISIWLQHGQHLLTDPEVGRKIKRGYRSLFYGPSGTGKTLTACLLGKTAGLDVYHIDLSMVVSKYIGETEKNLAKIFDHAENRNWILFFDEADALFGKRTQTSSSNDRYANQEVSYLLQRIEDFPGVVILASNYKSNMDPAFMRRFQSLIRFPMPGENLRHQLYKKAFTGNYTLDEEIDLLEISRKYELSGGNIINVLRYCAMMAIHNSEGYVTEDNFYEGIRKELKKTGKTM from the coding sequence ATGAAAGAAAATCCTAATTTACTCTCATTAAACGCTCTCGTGCTGGCCCGGGAACTGGAGTGGCTCTCCAATTTTCTCAACCTCCGCATAGAGCTTCATAAACAAAGAAAATTTGACCCTCAACAGCTATACAACCTGGAACCTCCCAGGTTTGACGACAGTGTTTCTTCCTCTCCTTACGTGCAGCTGGTAAACCGGTTCGACCTGGATCTCCCTGAACGAATAGTGCTGCTACTTGCTCTTCTTCCTCACGTTAAACCCGAGATGCTGGATATTTTCTTTACCAGAAACGATCAATACGGAAGGGTATTTACTGAATTCGGAGGTATTGTTGGCAATAACCACAATGGTTTCATGCCAACTGGCGAGACCGCAATATATGTTTTGGCTGCTGATAATCTGGAATTAAGATTTTATTTATCAAAACTATTTAGCAGAGAGCATATTTTTGCATCTCAAAACATACTTTATCTCGAACACATCCATAAGAATGAGCCGGAATTAAGTGGTTTACTTACCATTTCAAAGGAGTATCTCAGTTTACTTACCTCCGGTGAACATCACAGGCCTGAGTACAGCATGGATTTCCCTGCCAAACGGATCTCTACCAAGCTGGATTGGGATGACCTGGTATTGGCCTCCGAAACCTTCGACTCCGTTCAGGAAATTAGCATATGGTTACAACATGGTCAACACTTACTAACGGACCCGGAGGTAGGCCGGAAGATCAAACGCGGGTACAGGAGTCTTTTCTACGGGCCATCAGGTACCGGTAAAACCTTAACTGCATGCTTGCTTGGAAAAACAGCAGGTTTGGATGTATATCATATTGACCTGTCTATGGTGGTGTCTAAGTATATCGGTGAAACTGAAAAGAACCTGGCGAAAATCTTTGATCATGCTGAAAATCGCAACTGGATTCTGTTTTTTGATGAAGCTGATGCGTTGTTTGGAAAAAGGACTCAAACGAGTAGCTCAAATGACCGGTATGCCAACCAGGAGGTATCTTATTTATTACAACGCATAGAGGATTTTCCAGGAGTGGTAATACTTGCAAGTAATTACAAATCAAATATGGATCCGGCCTTTATGAGGCGATTCCAATCTTTGATCCGCTTCCCCATGCCCGGTGAAAACCTTAGACACCAACTGTACAAAAAGGCATTCACCGGAAATTACACGCTTGATGAAGAAATAGATCTGCTTGAAATATCAAGAAAATATGAGCTTTCCGGTGGAAATATTATAAATGTATTAAGATATTGTGCCATGATGGCAATCCATAATAGTGAAGGATATGTCACCGAAGATAATTTTTACGAGGGGATAAGAAAAGAGCTAAAAAAGACAGGAAAAACCATGTAA
- a CDS encoding contractile injection system tape measure protein — protein MADNLHTIQKQSFEVDFPSENKAYEFQERFSKLVKGDISKIIETVFDRVNPENAILRIAKLEIDLGTVDLNNLEKEVVFKLERELLRALERKASMIKAQPVRGEDELVTAQKSLLEVFIFYLQSGTLPWWGRYIREHGVGIDQVFDLLLEKDTANTVREVIPELRTRSVRNRFISQFKDEQLLRFVEVVYTSKRRLFKDSLEVITSVFNSLKITSPQVSRVPVRVIFWEYVIESYIAISPGASVEMYDTPFNEKLVSFIIDHPEVNPRELRSAVFATALKPEAKGTIVEKALKQALRKVEPARPEKEQVEELAEEDVKEWIGKWYEKVSKQQFEAFLRRELAADSQFVMQFVENAIRLFKTHGLVQSETALLKSLYRYVVDYIYVEKKGKVGSLNKVDFLSFAADKIADHAKIEPASAVEVLGETYEEVSERPRKRTYTQQEIIRFFLLFGALPAHTKIRRFEDLTAIIMQLEPASVREIISNLDPLILPLVAKRVRYQFEDNIAQKIFKASPELRLAEIVEESFKSPIEATLARLSEQHGRLYGQLRQLMEDEVKELPEEIQKILTEAVEEAEALGFIRQGKFPASATGTEPALGLDVQTRSRLVAGIYQLLKEKPGVFADTAKKAVQEEEILTLWIKHLPDDLLMRIAHAIAPAAIEERVQWVDLFIAREIKEKSYRVTQMELRQLEWKHILASTTEEIKRLVSLQEEAMEETRRKEREEAEEDIEKVVKEALEEEQEAESTDKEVKEEEEERKREEQKKAKAEEERKKAEKERLEREKQEKLAKRLGREPIYINNAGLVLLHPFLSRLFNMLELLENKKFKDTASAHKAVHILQYIAYKDDKTQEFELALNKVLCGLDIFEPLDNAYNLEDKEKELCESLVNGVIQNWPTLGKTSPDNFRVSFLHREGRLEQAMNGGWQLYVEQKAWDILMDTLPWSVSMVILPWMEKTLAVEWR, from the coding sequence ATGGCCGATAACCTTCATACCATACAGAAACAGTCGTTTGAAGTTGATTTTCCTTCAGAAAATAAGGCCTATGAGTTTCAGGAGCGGTTTAGCAAACTGGTCAAAGGAGATATATCCAAAATTATTGAGACTGTTTTTGACAGGGTAAATCCGGAAAACGCCATACTGAGAATAGCAAAACTTGAAATTGACCTCGGGACAGTAGACCTGAATAACCTTGAGAAAGAAGTTGTTTTTAAGCTGGAAAGAGAGCTGTTAAGGGCTCTGGAGCGTAAAGCTTCTATGATAAAAGCGCAGCCGGTCCGGGGAGAGGATGAGCTGGTTACTGCCCAAAAATCACTGCTTGAAGTTTTTATCTTTTACCTGCAAAGTGGCACATTGCCATGGTGGGGTAGATACATCCGGGAGCATGGAGTGGGAATAGATCAGGTGTTTGATCTGCTGCTCGAAAAAGATACTGCGAATACCGTGAGGGAAGTTATCCCTGAGCTCAGGACCAGGTCGGTCAGGAACCGTTTTATCAGTCAGTTCAAGGATGAGCAGTTGCTTCGTTTTGTCGAGGTGGTATATACTTCCAAACGCCGTTTGTTCAAGGATTCTTTAGAGGTAATCACCTCAGTTTTTAACAGTCTGAAAATCACCTCCCCTCAGGTTAGTCGTGTGCCTGTACGCGTGATCTTTTGGGAATATGTGATAGAGTCATACATTGCCATCTCACCCGGAGCTTCCGTGGAGATGTATGATACGCCTTTCAACGAGAAACTTGTATCTTTTATCATAGACCATCCTGAGGTTAACCCCAGAGAGCTGCGAAGTGCCGTGTTTGCCACTGCCTTGAAACCTGAGGCCAAGGGCACAATCGTGGAGAAAGCGTTGAAGCAGGCCCTGAGAAAAGTGGAGCCGGCCAGGCCTGAGAAAGAGCAGGTGGAAGAGTTAGCCGAGGAAGATGTAAAGGAGTGGATAGGGAAATGGTATGAAAAGGTTTCAAAACAGCAGTTTGAAGCATTTCTGCGTAGGGAATTGGCAGCAGATAGTCAATTTGTAATGCAATTTGTAGAAAATGCGATCAGGCTATTTAAAACGCATGGTTTAGTTCAGTCTGAAACTGCGCTATTGAAGTCTCTCTACCGATATGTGGTAGATTATATTTATGTTGAAAAGAAAGGCAAGGTAGGTTCCCTAAACAAGGTTGACTTTTTATCCTTTGCTGCTGATAAGATTGCCGACCACGCAAAGATTGAGCCTGCAAGTGCTGTGGAGGTACTCGGTGAAACCTATGAAGAGGTATCTGAAAGGCCTCGGAAAAGGACCTATACCCAGCAGGAAATTATCCGTTTCTTTTTGCTTTTCGGTGCTTTACCTGCACATACTAAAATACGCCGGTTTGAAGACCTTACTGCTATTATCATGCAGTTGGAACCTGCGTCGGTCAGGGAAATTATCTCCAATCTGGATCCACTTATCTTGCCCTTGGTAGCAAAGCGCGTACGCTATCAGTTTGAAGACAACATCGCCCAAAAGATTTTTAAAGCGTCTCCAGAACTCAGGCTTGCCGAAATTGTAGAAGAAAGCTTCAAATCACCAATAGAAGCAACCTTGGCCAGGCTTAGTGAGCAACATGGCAGGTTGTACGGTCAGCTCAGGCAATTGATGGAAGATGAGGTGAAGGAATTGCCGGAGGAGATTCAAAAAATATTGACAGAAGCCGTCGAAGAAGCGGAGGCTCTTGGTTTTATCCGTCAGGGAAAATTCCCGGCATCGGCTACCGGAACTGAGCCGGCATTAGGGCTTGACGTACAAACCAGAAGCAGACTGGTGGCAGGAATATACCAGCTCTTAAAGGAAAAGCCCGGGGTATTTGCTGATACTGCAAAGAAGGCAGTACAGGAAGAAGAGATACTTACACTTTGGATAAAACATTTGCCTGATGACCTGTTAATGCGGATTGCCCATGCCATTGCTCCGGCGGCTATTGAAGAACGGGTGCAGTGGGTGGACCTGTTCATTGCCAGGGAGATAAAGGAGAAGTCATACAGGGTCACGCAGATGGAGCTTAGGCAGTTGGAGTGGAAGCATATACTAGCTTCAACCACGGAAGAAATAAAGCGGCTGGTATCGCTCCAGGAAGAGGCCATGGAAGAAACGAGGAGGAAAGAGAGAGAAGAAGCTGAAGAGGACATTGAAAAGGTTGTAAAGGAAGCACTAGAAGAGGAGCAGGAAGCTGAGTCTACTGATAAGGAAGTGAAGGAAGAAGAAGAAGAAAGAAAAAGGGAAGAACAGAAAAAGGCTAAAGCGGAAGAGGAGAGAAAGAAAGCAGAAAAAGAGAGGCTGGAGCGCGAGAAGCAGGAGAAGCTTGCTAAAAGGCTGGGTAGGGAACCGATTTATATCAATAATGCCGGGCTGGTATTGCTGCATCCTTTTTTGTCCCGGTTATTTAATATGCTGGAGCTTTTGGAGAATAAGAAGTTTAAGGATACTGCGTCTGCCCATAAAGCAGTGCATATCCTTCAATACATAGCTTATAAGGATGACAAGACCCAGGAATTTGAGCTTGCTTTGAATAAGGTGCTTTGCGGCCTCGACATCTTTGAACCCCTGGACAATGCTTATAACCTTGAAGATAAGGAAAAAGAGTTGTGCGAGAGCCTGGTTAACGGAGTGATTCAGAACTGGCCGACGTTAGGAAAGACTTCTCCGGATAATTTCCGGGTATCTTTTCTGCATCGCGAAGGTAGGCTGGAGCAGGCCATGAATGGAGGCTGGCAGCTTTATGTAGAGCAGAAGGCCTGGGATATATTGATGGACACTTTGCCGTGGTCGGTCAGCATGGTAATATTACCATGGATGGAAAAGACGCTTGCAGTGGAGTGGAGGTAA